The Burkholderia ambifaria AMMD genome has a segment encoding these proteins:
- a CDS encoding 3-carboxy-cis,cis-muconate cycloisomerase translates to MLEDSARLTSLICGTEPLNRIWSPRATIQRMLDVEAALARALAAQQVIPATAVAPIERACDADRLDADALAHGAALGGNLAIPLVKQLTAQVKADDPEAAKFVHWGATSQDIIDTATVLQLRDTLDVLEPLLDEACASLATLARTHRATPMIGRTWLQQALPITLGLKFAQWLDALLRHRARFAELRERALVLQFGGAAGTLASLREHAAGVSAALAADLKLALPAVPWHTQRDRIAEAASCFGMLIGTLGKIARDVSLQMQTEVGELGEPAAAGKGGSSTMPHKRNPVGCAAVLTAAVRAPNLVATVFAGMVQEHERALGGWQAEWDALPDLARLTGGALAQIAQIVAGLDVNTERLAANLDLTHGLILGEAVMLALGDRIGRLDAHHVVEHASKEAVRTGATLFDVLAADATVSAHLSRDALARLLDPAHYVGEAQAYVDAVLALHAQHASPKQPGEH, encoded by the coding sequence ATGCTCGAAGACAGCGCCCGCCTGACCTCCCTCATCTGCGGCACCGAGCCGCTCAACCGGATCTGGTCGCCCCGCGCGACGATCCAGCGGATGCTCGACGTCGAAGCCGCGCTCGCGCGCGCGCTCGCCGCGCAGCAGGTGATTCCCGCCACCGCGGTCGCGCCCATCGAACGCGCGTGCGATGCCGATCGGCTCGACGCCGACGCGCTCGCGCATGGCGCGGCGCTCGGCGGCAATCTCGCGATTCCGCTCGTCAAGCAGCTCACCGCGCAAGTGAAGGCCGACGACCCCGAGGCCGCGAAGTTCGTGCACTGGGGCGCGACGAGCCAGGACATCATCGATACCGCGACCGTGCTGCAGCTGCGCGACACGCTCGACGTGCTCGAGCCGCTGCTCGACGAAGCGTGCGCGTCGCTCGCGACGCTCGCGCGCACGCATCGCGCGACACCGATGATCGGCCGCACGTGGCTGCAGCAGGCGCTGCCGATCACGCTCGGCCTGAAATTCGCGCAATGGCTCGATGCGCTGCTGCGCCATCGCGCGCGCTTCGCCGAATTGCGCGAGCGCGCGCTGGTGCTGCAGTTCGGCGGCGCGGCCGGCACGCTGGCGAGCCTGCGCGAGCATGCGGCCGGCGTGAGCGCCGCGCTCGCGGCCGACCTGAAGCTCGCGCTGCCGGCCGTGCCGTGGCATACGCAGCGCGACCGCATCGCGGAAGCCGCGTCGTGCTTCGGGATGCTGATCGGCACGCTCGGCAAGATTGCGCGTGACGTGTCGCTGCAGATGCAGACCGAAGTCGGTGAGCTCGGCGAACCGGCGGCCGCCGGCAAGGGCGGCTCGTCGACGATGCCGCACAAGCGCAACCCGGTCGGTTGCGCGGCCGTGCTGACGGCCGCGGTGCGCGCGCCGAACCTCGTCGCGACCGTGTTCGCGGGGATGGTCCAGGAGCACGAGCGCGCGCTCGGCGGCTGGCAGGCCGAATGGGACGCGCTGCCCGACCTCGCGCGCCTGACCGGCGGCGCGCTCGCGCAGATCGCGCAGATCGTCGCGGGCCTCGACGTGAACACCGAACGCCTCGCCGCGAACCTCGACCTGACGCACGGGCTGATCCTCGGCGAAGCCGTGATGCTCGCGCTCGGCGACCGGATCGGCCGGCTCGATGCGCACCATGTCGTCGAGCATGCGTCGAAGGAGGCCGTGCGCACCGGCGCGACGCTGTTCGACGTGCTCGCCGCCGACGCGACCGTATCGGCCCACCTGTCGCGCGACGCGCTCGCGCGGCTGCTCGATCCCGCACATTACGTCGGCGAGGCGCAGGCCTACGTCGACGCCGTGCTCGCGCTGCACGCCCAGCACGCGAGCCCGAAACAACCAGGAGAACACTGA
- the pobA gene encoding 4-hydroxybenzoate 3-monooxygenase, with the protein MRTQVAIIGAGPSGLLLSHLLRLQGVDTILVEARSREYCENRIRAGVLEQGTVDTLNEAGVGERMRREGLEHHGIELLFSGQRHRIDLSALTGGRAITVYSQHEVVRDLIAAGDAHGHAMHFEVTDVALHDVESEHPFVTFKHADGRADRIDCDYIAGCDGFHGIARQTIPAERLNTFERVYPFAWLGILADAAPSLDELVYAHHENGFALFSMRSPTVTRLYLQCKPDENLAEWSDARIWDELHTRFSNDTGWTPTEGRITQKSVTPMRSFVSETMQHGRLFLAGDAAHIVPPTGAKGMNLAVADVRALSRALGARYRDGDATPLERYSATCLERVWRAEHFSYFMTNMLHASPDDSPFVNRLKFAELKYVTRSRAAAQSLAENYVGLPFDDQPTPEGSRLDNALCATL; encoded by the coding sequence ATGCGCACCCAGGTCGCCATCATCGGCGCCGGTCCGTCCGGCCTTTTGCTTTCCCATCTGCTGCGCCTGCAGGGCGTGGATACCATCCTCGTCGAAGCGCGTTCGCGCGAATATTGCGAGAACCGCATTCGTGCCGGCGTGCTGGAACAGGGCACCGTCGACACGCTGAACGAAGCCGGCGTCGGCGAGCGGATGCGCCGCGAAGGGCTCGAGCATCACGGCATCGAGCTGCTGTTCTCCGGCCAGCGCCATCGCATCGATTTGAGCGCGCTCACCGGCGGGCGCGCGATCACCGTCTACAGCCAGCACGAAGTCGTGCGCGACCTGATCGCGGCCGGCGACGCGCATGGCCACGCGATGCACTTTGAAGTCACCGACGTCGCGCTGCACGATGTCGAGAGCGAGCACCCGTTCGTCACGTTCAAGCACGCGGACGGCCGCGCGGACCGCATCGACTGCGACTACATCGCCGGCTGCGACGGCTTCCACGGCATCGCGCGCCAGACGATTCCCGCCGAGCGGCTGAACACGTTCGAGCGCGTGTATCCGTTCGCATGGCTCGGCATCCTCGCCGACGCGGCGCCGTCGCTCGACGAACTCGTCTACGCGCATCACGAGAACGGCTTCGCGCTGTTCTCGATGCGCTCGCCGACGGTCACGCGCCTCTATCTGCAATGCAAGCCCGACGAAAACCTCGCCGAATGGTCCGATGCGCGGATCTGGGACGAACTGCACACGCGCTTCTCGAACGACACCGGCTGGACGCCGACCGAGGGCCGGATCACGCAGAAGAGCGTGACGCCGATGCGCAGCTTCGTCTCGGAGACGATGCAGCACGGCCGCCTGTTCCTCGCCGGCGACGCCGCGCACATCGTGCCGCCGACCGGCGCGAAGGGGATGAACCTCGCGGTGGCCGACGTCCGCGCGCTGTCCCGGGCGCTCGGCGCCCGCTACCGCGACGGCGACGCGACGCCGCTCGAGCGCTATTCGGCGACCTGTCTCGAACGCGTGTGGCGCGCCGAGCATTTCTCGTACTTCATGACGAACATGCTGCATGCGTCGCCGGACGACTCGCCGTTCGTCAATCGCCTGAAGTTTGCCGAACTGAAATACGTGACGCGCTCGCGGGCCGCCGCGCAGTCGCTGGCCGAAAACTACGTCGGCCTGCCGTTCGACGACCAGCCGACCCCCGAGGGATCCCGCCTTGACAACGCGCTGTGCGCGACTCTATGA
- a CDS encoding acyl-CoA dehydrogenase family protein — MQLHDDLPSMDTIRSCVDGLELERTQIGRRIEQLLPRWQARAQAADQFARLSPETMAELHDAGLLHLLTPRRYGGLQQDFPTLVEAARLAATACASTAWMLSVVGGHVTTAARLPAACQDIIFANGPRQLFATATVQNGTFVRDGSGFRLNGIWRYSSGIDHATWVIVSARLSGTDAPEAQEIFKVVVRREDVRALDTWHVSGMRATGSRDIAFDNLYVSDEWIFARSNYFGPHPAGADLHPDAYLYDVALIPYSTTWIIGPILGCAQGAYRHCINTLRSRGRSCDAMLCGHIAKSDAELTCAGRLYDTLVRTLHTAGIARRAVSPAETVRIRRDRAFIAQLCVDAIRRLIGSMGTAVAFDAHPAQRHWRDLQVMASHIDVGWDAAAVAYGGHAIAHSTDTSRDSPPVYQ, encoded by the coding sequence ATGCAGCTGCATGATGACCTCCCGTCAATGGATACGATCCGGTCATGCGTGGACGGGCTCGAACTCGAGCGCACACAGATCGGCCGACGCATCGAACAACTGCTCCCGCGCTGGCAGGCTCGCGCACAGGCGGCCGATCAGTTCGCGCGCCTGTCGCCCGAGACAATGGCCGAACTGCACGACGCCGGGCTCCTCCACCTGCTGACACCGCGCCGCTACGGCGGATTGCAACAGGACTTTCCGACACTCGTCGAAGCTGCGCGGCTCGCAGCCACCGCGTGCGCGTCCACGGCCTGGATGTTAAGTGTCGTCGGCGGACATGTGACGACTGCGGCGCGCCTGCCCGCCGCCTGTCAGGACATCATCTTCGCGAACGGGCCGCGACAGCTGTTCGCGACGGCCACGGTTCAGAACGGCACGTTCGTCAGGGACGGCAGCGGATTCCGGTTGAACGGCATCTGGCGCTACAGCTCGGGCATCGATCACGCAACCTGGGTGATCGTCTCGGCACGACTCAGCGGGACGGACGCACCGGAGGCCCAGGAGATCTTCAAGGTCGTGGTTCGACGCGAAGACGTCCGTGCGCTCGACACATGGCACGTATCCGGCATGCGCGCGACAGGTTCCAGGGATATTGCATTCGACAATCTGTACGTATCGGACGAGTGGATCTTCGCTCGTTCGAACTATTTTGGCCCGCATCCCGCCGGCGCCGACCTGCATCCCGACGCGTATCTGTACGACGTGGCGCTCATCCCGTACAGCACGACGTGGATCATCGGACCGATTCTAGGCTGCGCACAGGGCGCGTACCGGCACTGCATCAATACGCTCCGCAGCCGCGGTAGAAGCTGCGACGCGATGCTTTGCGGGCACATCGCGAAAAGCGACGCGGAGCTCACCTGCGCGGGTCGTCTCTACGACACGCTGGTCCGCACCTTGCACACGGCCGGCATCGCGCGGCGCGCGGTGTCGCCCGCCGAGACGGTCCGCATCAGGCGTGATCGCGCATTCATCGCGCAGCTTTGCGTCGACGCGATCCGACGACTGATCGGCAGCATGGGCACCGCCGTGGCATTCGACGCCCATCCTGCACAACGTCACTGGCGCGACCTGCAGGTCATGGCATCGCACATCGACGTCGGCTGGGACGCGGCGGCTGTTGCGTATGGCGGCCACGCGATCGCGCATTCGACGGACACGTCCCGCGATTCCCCGCCGGTGTATCAATGA
- a CDS encoding MFS transporter encodes MNRTTVVDVQTFINEQPFGGFQWLVFLMCFVIVLLDGFDTAAIGFIAPSLLGEWNLTKPDLAPVLSAALFGLACGALVSGPLSDRLGRRSLLLGSVFLFGVACLMSAFSNTIGHLTILRFITGVGLGAAMPNAVTMMGEFCPDKRRATVINLMFCGFPLGAAFGGFLAAWMIPHFGWRSVLVLGGVTPLLLGVLLLLKMPESVRFMVAHGRSVDRIRTTLSRISRDALNAGSFVMTETAPQTGSKGLGVVLSRSYIVGSVMLWLAYFMGLVIFYASINWMPILLKDAGLTPKSATLISALFPLGGVGAVLCGVLMDRFNANRVIAVCYALTAISVYAIGQAAGNVGLLVLVVFIAGVLMNTAQSSMPALAAAFYPTEGRGTGVAWMLGVGRFGGIAGSFLVAELTRRHFSFAGVFGTIAVAGLLACLALLIKQMARPHGVAQPGGKIESLGH; translated from the coding sequence ATGAATCGCACAACCGTGGTCGATGTCCAGACCTTCATCAACGAGCAGCCGTTCGGCGGCTTTCAGTGGCTCGTATTCCTGATGTGTTTCGTGATCGTGCTGCTCGACGGCTTCGATACGGCCGCGATCGGCTTCATCGCGCCGTCGCTGCTCGGCGAATGGAACCTCACCAAACCCGATCTCGCGCCCGTGCTGAGCGCCGCGCTGTTCGGCCTCGCGTGCGGCGCGCTCGTGTCGGGCCCGTTGTCCGACCGTCTCGGGCGCCGCTCGCTGCTGCTCGGCTCGGTATTCCTGTTCGGCGTCGCGTGCCTGATGTCTGCGTTCTCGAACACGATCGGACACCTGACGATCCTGCGTTTCATTACCGGCGTCGGGCTCGGCGCCGCGATGCCGAACGCGGTCACGATGATGGGCGAGTTCTGCCCGGACAAGCGCCGTGCGACCGTGATCAACCTGATGTTTTGCGGCTTCCCGCTCGGCGCGGCGTTCGGCGGCTTCCTTGCCGCGTGGATGATTCCGCATTTCGGCTGGCGCAGCGTGCTGGTGCTCGGCGGTGTGACGCCGCTGCTGCTCGGCGTGCTGTTGCTGCTGAAGATGCCGGAATCGGTGCGCTTCATGGTCGCGCACGGCCGGAGCGTCGACCGGATCCGCACGACGCTCTCACGGATTTCGCGCGACGCGCTGAACGCCGGCTCGTTCGTGATGACCGAAACCGCGCCGCAGACGGGCAGCAAGGGGCTCGGCGTCGTGCTGTCGCGCTCGTACATCGTCGGTTCGGTGATGCTGTGGCTCGCGTACTTCATGGGCCTTGTGATCTTCTACGCGTCGATCAACTGGATGCCGATCCTGCTGAAGGACGCCGGCCTCACGCCGAAGAGCGCGACGCTGATCTCCGCGCTGTTCCCGCTCGGCGGTGTCGGCGCGGTGCTGTGCGGCGTGCTGATGGACCGCTTCAACGCGAACCGTGTGATCGCCGTGTGCTACGCGCTGACCGCGATCAGCGTCTATGCGATCGGGCAGGCGGCGGGGAATGTGGGGCTGCTCGTGCTGGTCGTATTCATCGCCGGCGTGCTGATGAACACCGCGCAATCGTCGATGCCGGCGCTCGCCGCCGCGTTCTACCCGACCGAAGGGCGCGGCACGGGCGTGGCATGGATGCTCGGTGTTGGCCGCTTCGGCGGGATTGCCGGGTCGTTCCTCGTGGCGGAGCTGACGCGCCGGCACTTTTCGTTCGCGGGCGTGTTCGGGACGATCGCGGTCGCGGGCCTGCTCGCATGCCTCGCGTTGCTGATCAAGCAGATGGCGCGGCCGCATGGCGTCGCGCAGCCGGGCGGCAAGATCGAGTCGCTCGGGCATTGA
- a CDS encoding 3-oxoacid CoA-transferase subunit A produces MVNKIFESLQSAVADVHDGATIMIGGFGTAGMPSELIDALIEQGARGLTIVNNNAGNGETGLAALLKAKRVRKIICSFPRQSDSQVFDALYRAGEIELELVPQGNLAERIRAAGAGIGGFFTPTGFGTKLAEGKETRVIDGKSYVFETPIHADFALVKAYKGDRWGNLVYRKTARNFGPIMASAAKVAIVQVSEVVPLGGLNPEHIVTPGIFVQRVVEVPQAAHAAELAAERAASQAA; encoded by the coding sequence ATGGTCAACAAGATTTTCGAATCGCTTCAATCGGCGGTCGCGGACGTCCACGACGGCGCGACCATCATGATCGGCGGCTTCGGCACGGCAGGCATGCCGTCCGAGCTGATCGACGCGCTGATCGAGCAGGGCGCGCGCGGCCTGACGATCGTCAACAACAACGCGGGCAACGGCGAGACGGGCCTCGCGGCGCTGCTCAAGGCGAAGCGGGTGCGCAAGATCATCTGCTCGTTCCCGCGCCAGAGCGACTCGCAGGTGTTCGACGCGTTGTACCGCGCGGGCGAGATCGAACTCGAGCTCGTGCCGCAGGGCAACCTCGCGGAGCGGATCCGCGCGGCGGGCGCCGGCATCGGCGGCTTCTTCACGCCGACGGGCTTCGGCACGAAGCTCGCGGAAGGCAAGGAAACGCGCGTGATCGACGGCAAGTCGTATGTGTTCGAGACGCCGATCCACGCCGATTTCGCGCTGGTGAAGGCGTACAAGGGCGACCGCTGGGGCAATCTCGTGTATCGCAAGACCGCGCGCAACTTCGGGCCGATCATGGCGAGCGCCGCGAAGGTCGCGATCGTGCAGGTGTCGGAAGTCGTGCCGCTCGGCGGGCTGAACCCGGAACACATCGTGACGCCTGGCATTTTCGTGCAGCGTGTCGTCGAAGTGCCGCAGGCCGCACATGCGGCCGAGCTGGCTGCCGAACGTGCTGCATCCCAAGCCGCCTGA
- the folE gene encoding GTP cyclohydrolase I FolE: MGKKTARPEPVASRPSRKEAEEAVRVLLRWAGDDPAREGLLDTPARVVRAYEEFFAGYALEPREILARTFSEVDGYDEMIVLKDIRFESYCEHHMVPIIGRAHVAYLPNHRVVGISKLARLVDAFAKRLQIQEKMTVQIADTLFDVLQPKGVGVILEAAHQCISTRGIHKPGVEMVTSRMLGTFRTDPSTRREFLSIVANPSSVNLTNT; this comes from the coding sequence ATGGGTAAAAAAACCGCGCGCCCCGAGCCGGTCGCATCCCGCCCGAGCCGGAAAGAAGCCGAGGAAGCCGTTCGCGTGCTGCTGCGCTGGGCCGGCGACGATCCCGCCCGCGAAGGCCTGCTCGACACGCCCGCACGCGTGGTGCGCGCGTACGAGGAGTTCTTCGCCGGCTATGCGTTGGAGCCGCGCGAGATCCTCGCGCGCACGTTCAGCGAAGTCGACGGCTACGACGAGATGATCGTGCTGAAGGACATCCGCTTCGAGAGCTACTGCGAACACCACATGGTGCCGATCATCGGCCGTGCGCACGTCGCGTATCTGCCGAACCATCGCGTCGTCGGCATCTCGAAGCTCGCGCGTCTGGTCGATGCGTTCGCGAAGCGTCTGCAGATCCAGGAAAAAATGACCGTGCAGATCGCCGATACGCTGTTCGACGTGCTGCAGCCGAAAGGTGTCGGCGTGATCCTCGAAGCCGCGCACCAGTGCATCTCGACGCGCGGCATCCACAAGCCGGGGGTCGAGATGGTCACGTCGCGCATGCTCGGCACGTTCCGCACCGACCCGTCGACGCGGCGCGAATTCCTGTCGATCGTCGCGAATCCTTCTTCAGTCAACCTGACGAATACGTAA
- the pcaD gene encoding 3-oxoadipate enol-lactonase, with product MPFATVNGVKLHYRIDRAARDDAPWLVFSNSLGADLQMWAPQIRPLTQHFNILRYDTRGHGHSDAPAGSYTVDQLAGDVIGLLDHVGIDRAHFCGISMGGLTGAALAARFPSRIVRAVLANTAAKIGSPEVWAPRAQKARTEGMAALADAVLPRWFTDAFVEREPRLFDAIRDTFVHTDKDGYAANCDALNAADLREEVKGIALPVLVVTGAKDMSTPPDQGRALAAAIPGARHVEFDAAHISNIECTDGFNRALLDFLTA from the coding sequence ATGCCCTTCGCCACTGTCAACGGCGTGAAACTGCATTACCGGATCGACCGTGCCGCGCGCGACGACGCGCCGTGGCTCGTCTTCTCGAACTCGCTCGGTGCCGACCTGCAGATGTGGGCGCCGCAGATTCGCCCGCTCACGCAGCACTTCAACATCCTGCGCTACGACACGCGCGGTCACGGCCATTCCGATGCACCGGCCGGCTCGTACACGGTCGACCAGCTCGCGGGCGACGTGATCGGCCTGCTCGACCACGTCGGCATCGATCGCGCGCACTTCTGCGGCATCTCGATGGGCGGCCTGACCGGCGCCGCGCTCGCCGCGCGCTTCCCGTCGCGCATCGTGCGCGCCGTGCTGGCGAACACCGCCGCGAAGATCGGTTCGCCGGAAGTGTGGGCGCCGCGTGCGCAGAAGGCGCGTACCGAAGGGATGGCCGCGCTCGCCGACGCCGTGCTGCCGCGCTGGTTCACCGACGCGTTCGTCGAGCGCGAGCCGCGCCTGTTCGATGCGATCCGCGACACCTTCGTGCATACCGACAAGGACGGTTACGCGGCGAACTGCGACGCGCTCAACGCGGCCGACCTGCGCGAGGAAGTGAAGGGCATTGCGCTGCCGGTGCTCGTCGTGACCGGTGCGAAGGACATGTCGACGCCGCCGGACCAGGGCCGTGCGCTGGCTGCCGCGATTCCCGGCGCGCGCCACGTCGAATTCGACGCCGCGCATATTTCGAACATCGAGTGCACCGACGGTTTCAACCGCGCGCTGCTCGACTTCCTGACCGCGTGA
- a CDS encoding LysE family translocator, producing MEFLTLSALPAGMLFALVTSITPGPNNTMLLASGVNFGFRRTMPHLFGISIGVAILMLCVGFGLGEAFRRMPVLYTILEIASVAYLLYLAWRIGTSGEVKAQGAKPRPMTLLEAAAFQWVNPKAWMMVLTAATTIRLSADYGMNAAWMAVVFILIGFPCICLWAAFGLGLRRFLSNRRALRIFNVTMAVLLILSLYPLIAHLLPQ from the coding sequence ATGGAATTCCTCACCCTGAGCGCGTTGCCCGCCGGCATGCTGTTCGCGCTCGTCACGTCGATCACGCCCGGCCCCAACAACACGATGCTGCTCGCCTCCGGCGTCAACTTCGGTTTCCGCCGCACGATGCCGCACCTGTTCGGCATCAGCATCGGCGTCGCGATCCTGATGTTGTGCGTGGGCTTCGGTCTCGGCGAAGCGTTCCGCCGCATGCCGGTCCTGTACACGATCCTCGAAATCGCGAGCGTCGCCTACCTGCTGTACCTCGCATGGCGGATCGGCACGTCCGGCGAGGTGAAGGCGCAAGGCGCGAAGCCGCGCCCGATGACGCTCCTCGAAGCCGCCGCGTTCCAGTGGGTCAATCCGAAGGCGTGGATGATGGTGCTGACCGCCGCGACGACGATCCGCCTGTCCGCCGACTACGGGATGAACGCCGCGTGGATGGCCGTCGTGTTCATCCTGATCGGCTTTCCGTGCATCTGCCTGTGGGCCGCGTTCGGCCTCGGCCTGCGCCGCTTCCTGTCGAACCGCCGCGCGTTGCGCATCTTCAACGTGACGATGGCCGTGCTGCTGATCCTGTCGCTGTATCCGCTCATCGCACATCTGCTGCCGCAGTAA
- a CDS encoding RidA family protein yields MNTAAPDDETETIDMNRDAIFRGIADALGLAVDEDFGAAGRYAPLMRCDNQIFVSGQIPKLNGEITIRGLIGSEVSVDSGRRGAMICAARCIALLQRSLGTLDRVRAVPRIGVYMQSDPAFEEHSAVADGASEVVYSVFGEAGVHARTSLSAFRLPRYAAVEVDLVAFVWQDRGHLF; encoded by the coding sequence ATGAATACCGCGGCGCCGGACGACGAAACGGAGACGATCGACATGAACCGGGACGCGATATTCCGCGGAATTGCCGATGCGCTGGGACTCGCCGTCGACGAGGACTTTGGTGCGGCCGGGCGGTACGCTCCGCTCATGCGCTGTGACAACCAGATCTTCGTCAGTGGACAGATTCCGAAGCTTAACGGTGAAATCACCATTCGCGGTTTGATCGGATCGGAAGTGTCGGTGGACAGTGGTCGGCGCGGCGCGATGATCTGTGCCGCACGCTGCATCGCGCTATTACAACGATCACTCGGCACCCTCGATCGGGTCCGGGCAGTTCCGCGCATCGGCGTCTACATGCAAAGCGACCCTGCATTCGAAGAACACAGTGCCGTCGCCGATGGCGCATCGGAGGTGGTGTATTCCGTGTTCGGCGAAGCGGGCGTACACGCCAGAACGTCACTCAGCGCATTCCGGCTGCCTCGATACGCTGCGGTCGAAGTGGATCTGGTTGCATTCGTCTGGCAGGACCGCGGACATCTTTTCTGA
- the pcaC gene encoding 4-carboxymuconolactone decarboxylase — translation MDDQQRYEAGMKVRRAVLGDAHVDRSIENRTEVTDEFQNLITRYAWGEIWTRDGLPRHTRSLLTIAMMVALNRGEELALHLRAARNNGVTRDEIKEVLLQTAIYCGVPAANSAFHLADKIFKEQDGAA, via the coding sequence ATGGACGATCAGCAACGTTATGAAGCAGGGATGAAGGTGCGCCGCGCGGTGCTCGGCGACGCGCACGTCGACCGTTCGATCGAGAACCGCACCGAGGTGACCGACGAATTCCAGAACCTGATCACGCGCTATGCGTGGGGCGAGATCTGGACGCGCGACGGCCTGCCGCGCCATACGCGCAGCCTGTTGACCATCGCGATGATGGTCGCGCTGAACCGCGGCGAGGAACTCGCGCTGCATCTGCGCGCCGCGCGCAACAACGGCGTGACGCGCGACGAGATCAAGGAAGTGCTGCTGCAGACCGCGATCTACTGCGGCGTGCCGGCGGCGAACTCCGCGTTCCATCTCGCGGACAAGATCTTCAAGGAACAGGATGGGGCCGCCTAG
- a CDS encoding LysR family transcriptional regulator, giving the protein MDTLDLNLIPYLVALDDTRNVSRAGDLLGVSQPRVSTALGRLRAYFGDPLFVRTSRGMEPTPRALALLPAARDALAQIERGLVAPHDFDPAASTHTFSIALSDVGEIVFLPKLLQAFATRAPHANLRSVSPAHDEVGRGLEAGSIDLAVGYFPDLDGNNFFQQRLFTHRFVCLMRRGHPFEQAPPFTVEQFLGCGHAVVRAEGRSQEVLEKYLAKQRMHRRAVLETPHFMSLPFILSRTDLIATVPHAIGYAYAAEHAFIVPVEPPLPLPRFDLKQHWHRKFHNDPRTAWLRGVVASLFNDEQDEWPK; this is encoded by the coding sequence ATGGACACGCTCGATCTGAACCTCATTCCCTACCTCGTCGCGCTCGACGACACGCGCAACGTCAGCCGCGCCGGCGACCTGCTCGGCGTGAGCCAGCCGCGCGTGAGCACGGCGCTCGGCCGGCTGCGCGCGTATTTCGGCGATCCGCTGTTCGTGCGCACGTCGCGCGGAATGGAGCCGACGCCGCGCGCGCTCGCGCTGCTGCCGGCCGCGCGCGACGCGCTCGCGCAGATCGAGCGCGGCCTCGTCGCGCCGCACGACTTCGATCCGGCGGCGAGCACGCATACGTTCTCGATCGCGCTGTCGGACGTCGGCGAGATCGTGTTCCTGCCGAAGCTGCTGCAGGCGTTCGCGACGCGCGCGCCGCATGCGAACCTGCGCTCGGTCTCGCCCGCGCACGACGAAGTCGGCCGCGGCCTCGAAGCCGGCTCGATCGATCTGGCGGTCGGCTACTTCCCCGATCTCGACGGCAACAACTTCTTCCAGCAGCGGCTGTTCACGCACCGGTTCGTCTGCCTGATGCGACGCGGCCATCCGTTCGAACAGGCGCCGCCGTTCACGGTCGAGCAGTTTCTCGGTTGCGGGCACGCGGTCGTGCGCGCCGAAGGCCGCAGCCAGGAGGTGCTCGAGAAATACCTCGCGAAGCAGCGCATGCACCGGCGCGCGGTGCTCGAGACGCCGCACTTCATGAGCCTGCCGTTCATCCTCAGCCGCACCGACCTGATCGCGACGGTGCCGCACGCGATCGGCTATGCGTACGCGGCCGAGCACGCGTTCATCGTGCCGGTCGAGCCGCCGCTGCCGCTGCCACGCTTCGACCTGAAGCAGCACTGGCACCGCAAGTTCCACAACGATCCGCGCACCGCGTGGCTGCGTGGAGTGGTCGCGTCGCTGTTCAACGACGAGCAGGACGAGTGGCCGAAGTGA
- a CDS encoding CoA transferase subunit B — MKRLTRDEMAKRVAQDIPEGAYVNLGIGVPTLVANHLDPSKEIFLHSENGLLGMGPAPAPGEEDDELINAGKQHVTLLTGGAYFHHSDSFAMMRGGHLDYCVLGAFQVSANGDLANWHTGAPDAIPAVGGAMDLAIGAKQVFVMMEHLTKQGESKIVAQCSYPVTGVQCVSRIYTDLAVLDVTSDGLAVSEIFTDLSFDELQKLTGVPLIDATRKAAA; from the coding sequence ATGAAACGACTGACCCGCGATGAAATGGCCAAGCGCGTCGCCCAGGACATCCCCGAAGGCGCTTATGTGAACCTCGGCATCGGCGTGCCGACGCTGGTGGCCAACCACCTCGATCCGAGCAAGGAGATCTTCCTGCACAGCGAGAACGGCCTGCTCGGCATGGGCCCGGCGCCCGCGCCCGGCGAGGAAGACGACGAGCTGATCAACGCCGGCAAGCAGCACGTGACGCTGCTCACCGGCGGCGCCTATTTCCACCACTCGGATTCGTTCGCGATGATGCGCGGCGGCCATCTCGACTACTGCGTGCTCGGCGCGTTCCAGGTGTCGGCGAACGGCGATCTCGCGAACTGGCATACCGGCGCGCCCGATGCGATTCCGGCCGTCGGCGGCGCGATGGACCTCGCGATCGGCGCGAAGCAGGTGTTCGTGATGATGGAACATCTGACCAAACAGGGCGAGAGCAAGATCGTCGCGCAATGCTCGTATCCGGTCACCGGCGTGCAGTGCGTGAGCCGCATCTATACCGATCTCGCCGTGCTCGACGTGACGAGCGACGGCCTCGCGGTGAGCGAGATCTTCACCGACCTGTCGTTCGACGAACTGCAGAAGCTGACCGGCGTGCCGCTGATCGACGCGACGCGCAAGGCCGCGGCCTGA